One window of the Zea mays cultivar B73 chromosome 3, Zm-B73-REFERENCE-NAM-5.0, whole genome shotgun sequence genome contains the following:
- the LOC103650054 gene encoding auxin-responsive protein IAA4, translating into MAECKDDDSGRRSPSSSMDSSTHPPALSTASSASRRPPERRDQLSPDLQLGLSLSPASSALLVAETNNSIVPSTPRNQALPDWPPIKPFLRSALTASARRRRTLFVKVYMEGVPIGRKLDMLLLDGYSSLLAKLCHMFKASITYADAVEYHQRVPHEKAAHVLTYEDHDGDWMMVGDVPWELFLGSVKKLRIARTDRC; encoded by the exons ATGGCGGAGTGCAAGGACGACGACAGCGGCCGGCGGTCTCCGTCGTCGTCCATGGACAGCAGCACCCACCCCCCGGCGCTCTCCACCGCGTCCTCGGCCTCCCGCCGCCCGCCGGAGAGGAGGGACCAGCTCAGCCCCGACCTGCAGCTAGGGCTCAGCCTGTCGCCGGCGTCCTCCGCCCTCCTGGTAGCGGAGACAAACAACAGCATCGTCCCTTCTACGCCAAG GAACCAAGCACTCCCGGATTGGCCCCCGATCAAACCGTTCCTTAGAAGCGCCCTGACTGCCTCGGCACGCCGACGGCGAACGCTGTTCGTCAAGGTGTACATGGAAGGCGTCCCGATCGGCCGGAAGCTGGACATGCTCTTGCTGGACGGGTACAGCAGCCTCCTAGCGAAACTTTGCCACATGTTCAAGGCATCTATCACTT ATGCTGACGCTGTGGAGTACCATCAGCGGGTTCCTCACGAGAAGGCCGCGCATGTTCTCACCTATGAAGACCATGATGGAGACTGGATGATGGTTGGGGATGTACCGTGGGA GCTCTTTCTCGGAAGCGTAAAGAAGCTGAGGATTGCGAGAACCGACAGGTGCTAG